The genome window GTTCGGGCAGGGTGGCCAGCTCGGCATTCACGTGGCGCCGGTATTCCTTGTAGCCGCCGTCGAGCTGCGTGACGGGCCAGCCGATGCGCGCCAGGATATGCACCATGGCGCCGCTGCGGTTGCCGCCGCGCCAGCAGTAAACGAGCGGCTTCCAATCGTGCGGGTGACCGAGGAAACCGTCTTCGATATGCCGCGCGATATTTTTCGCCACCAGTGCCGCGCCCAGCTTCTTCGCTTCGAAGGCACTGGTCTGTTTATATAAAGTACCCACGCGCACGCGCTGCTCGTCGTCCAGCACGGGCAGGTTGATGGCGCCCGGCAAGTGGTCTTCCGCGAACTCGGACGGGCTGCGCACGTCGATGATGGCATCGAATTCGTGCAAGCGGGGCAGGATGTCGCTGAAAGGCAGGACTGCAGGGTATTTCATCGTGGCGCGGCTGCTTGGAATGGGGAAAGGCGTATTATCCCCGATAAACGCCACTGGCGTGGGGCTTTGGCGCCGCCGTTCACACTGCGCGCGCCGGGCCGGCGTCCCGCATGCCCGTAAAGAACCGCACCAGGCCGTGCGGGGCATCGTCGTCGAAGCACAGGCGCAGGATGCGCTCCGACTCCGCCGCGGCCGCGCCGCTGCGCGCAAACAGCGCCGTTTCATACGCCAGCAGGGCCGCCGCCATGTCGTTCGGCTGCGCGGCAAGCGCCTGCGCCAGCTCGGCGCCGTCCAGCATGGCCAGGTTGGCGCCTTCACCCGCTGGCGCCATCAAATGGGCCGCGTCGCCCAGCAAGGTCACGCCCGCCACGCGCTGCCAGCGGTGGTCGACGGGCAGCAGCTGCACGGGACGGGGCACGGGCGGCGTGTCCGCGTCCGTGATCAGGGCCGTGAGCGCCGGCGCCCAGCCTGCAAACTGGTCGGCGATGGCCGCCCGGGCGGCGGCCGGGTCGGCAAAATCGATGCCGGCCAGCCACTCCTCGGGCTTACTCAGGGCCATATACGCATGCAGCACGCCATCGGCTTCGCGGTGGGCCTGGATGCCCTTGCCCGGCGCCAGCGCGAACAGGGCGCCGGCGCCCACGGCTTGCGCGCTGGCCCGGTGGCGGCGGTCGCTGTCGAACAGATACGTTTCAATGAAGGCAATGCCGCTATAGGCGGGCTGCGCGCTGGAGAGCAGCGGCCGCACCCGGGACCAGGCGCCGTCCGCGCCCACCAGCAGATCGCTGGCCGCCGTGGCGCCATGCGCAAAGTGTAAAAGGTGCCGGCCGCCGCCCAGCGTTGCGACGTTGGTCAATTTGTGGCCCCAGCGCACGCAGCCGTCAGGCAAGGCATCGAGCAGGATGCGGCGCAGTTCGCCGCGCGGCACTTCGGGCCGGCCGCCCGTGCCGTCGTCCCCCTCGTCGTGCAGGACCGTGCCGTGCTGGTCGAGCACGCGGCTCGCTTCGCCGCCTGCGTGGATGAGGGCGCGGAAGGCGTCGTGCAGGCCGCCCGCCCGCAGCGCTTGCTGGCCCGTTTCTTCGTGGATATCCAGCATGCCGCCCTGGCGGCGCGCCTGCGGCGATGCATCCGCTTCATACACGGTGGCGGCGATGCCGTGGACGTGCAGCACGCGGGCGAACATCAGCCCGCCCAGGCCCGCGCCGATGATGGCGATATGCATGGTGATCCTTCAGATAGTTTTCAAAACAATAATGGAACAACGTTCCAGAAGAATTTTGCGGCAAGCCGCCATCTGTGTCAAGATAAGCGATGCCCCATACCGTAGCGACCC of Janthinobacterium sp. PAMC25594 contains these proteins:
- a CDS encoding NAD(P)/FAD-dependent oxidoreductase, encoding MHIAIIGAGLGGLMFARVLHVHGIAATVYEADASPQARRQGGMLDIHEETGQQALRAGGLHDAFRALIHAGGEASRVLDQHGTVLHDEGDDGTGGRPEVPRGELRRILLDALPDGCVRWGHKLTNVATLGGGRHLLHFAHGATAASDLLVGADGAWSRVRPLLSSAQPAYSGIAFIETYLFDSDRRHRASAQAVGAGALFALAPGKGIQAHREADGVLHAYMALSKPEEWLAGIDFADPAAARAAIADQFAGWAPALTALITDADTPPVPRPVQLLPVDHRWQRVAGVTLLGDAAHLMAPAGEGANLAMLDGAELAQALAAQPNDMAAALLAYETALFARSGAAAAESERILRLCFDDDAPHGLVRFFTGMRDAGPARAV